The proteins below come from a single Oxyura jamaicensis isolate SHBP4307 breed ruddy duck chromosome 1, BPBGC_Ojam_1.0, whole genome shotgun sequence genomic window:
- the TRIM13 gene encoding E3 ubiquitin-protein ligase TRIM13: MTLVLRDTMELLEEDLTCPICCSLFDDPRVLPCSHNFCRKCLEGILEGNVRNVLWRPSPFKCPTCRKETPVTGVNSLQVNYSLKGIVEKYNKIKVTPKMPVCKVHSGQPLNIFCRTDMQLICGVCATRGDHTKHVFCSIEEAYSQEKRAFETLFQGFETWRCGDALSRLDTLETSKRKALQMLTKDSDKVKEFFEKLQHTLEQKRNEILSDFETMKLAVMQAYDPEINKLNTILQEQRMAFNIAEAFKDVSEPIIFLQQMQEFREKIKVLKETPLPCSNVDVSPTMKSFDTSQWNGIKLVDVDKLSLPQENNTLKLKIPSVFSRRFIVTSLVCLLLLAVTRMSFVESVVDNLQCWKSQFFTISLSYLADTVEIADHAVFYWEQMTDGASLLREKCRNYTLVVLDNVAQFVCKYKLL; encoded by the exons ATGACCTTAGTCCTCAGG gaTACGATGGAGCTCCTAGAGGAAGATCTCACCTGTCCCATTTGCTGCAGCCTGTTTGATGACCCTCGCGTCCTGCCCTGTTCACACAACTTCTGCAGAAAGTGCCTGGAAGGAATACTCGAGGGAAACGTGCGGAACGTGCTGTGGAGGCCGTCCCCTTTCAAGTGCCCCACGTGCCGGAAGGAAACTCCCGTGACGGGAGTCAACAGCTTACAGGTCAACTATTCCCTGAAAGGCATCGTGGAGAAGTACAACAAAATCAAAGTCACTCCCAAAATGCCCGTGTGCAAAGTGCACAGCGGGCAGCCCCTCAACATTTTTTGCCGGACGGACATGCAGCTGATCTGCGGGGTTTGCGCCACCCGCGGCGACCATACGAAGCACGTGTTCTGTTCCATCGAGGAAGCTTACTCCCAGGAGAAGCGGGCTTTTGAAACCCTCTTCCAGGGCTTTGAGACGTGGCGTTGCGGGGACGCGCTCTCCCGCCTGGATACTTTAGAAACCAGTAAGCGCAAAGCCCTGCAGATGCTGACCAAAGATTCCGACAAGGTGAAGGAGTTCTTCGAGAAGCTGCAGCACACGCTGGAGCAGAAGCGGAACGAGATTCTCTCCGACTTTGAGACCATGAAGCTCGCGGTGATGCAGGCCTATGACCCGGAGATCAACAAACTGAACACcatcctgcaggagcagcggATGGCTTTCAACATCGCGGAGGCCTTCAAGGACGTGTCCGAGcccattatttttctgcagcagatgcaggagttcagggaaaaaatcaaGGTGCTCAAGGAAACCCCGTTACCTTGTTCCAACGTGGACGTCAGCCCCACGATGAAGAGCTTCGATACCAGCCAGTGGAACGGGATAAAACTGGTTGATGTGGACAAATTGTCCTTGCCTCAGGAAAACAACACCCTGAAACTGAAGATCCCCTCGGTCTTTTCGCGCAGGTTTATAGTAACCTCTCTTGTTTGCTTGCTGCTTCTTGCTGTCACCAGAATGTCCTTCGTGGAGTCTGTCGTTGACAATCTCCAGTGCTGGAAGTCTCAGTTCTTTACAATTAGCTTATCTTATTTGGCAGATACAGTGGAGATAGCAGATCATGCCGTCTTTTACTGGGAACAGATGACAGATGGAGCTTCGCTTCTGAGGGAAAAGTGTAGAAACTATACGTTGGTCGTACTGGATAACGTTGCGCAGTTTGTGTGCAAATATAAACTGTTGTGA
- the KCNRG gene encoding potassium channel regulatory protein yields MSSREVVALSVGGVRFVTRASTLRQFPESRLARMLGEDDQEFKLVNGEFFVDRDGALFSYILDFLRTLQVSLPADFTDFERLRREAEFYELYPLADLLGQEHLLKPRLEILEVRFFLQETQAFFRVFGSCSTTVERLADQIIVFTGQSWSSPFPSQKPLVPLPLERPSHHELVFQCGTEYIAGDQFVARYVSIKPDNRKLINGVNVLGLLLDTLLKDGFRLISTRTVSSDEKVECYSFERLKRPAGLAVTVSQTPGSSGTAQAKRSHTQKGK; encoded by the exons ATGAGCAGTCGGGAGGTGGTCGCTCTGAGCGTGGGAGGCGTGAGATTTGTAACCCGGGCGTCCACCTTGCGGCAGTTCCCTGAGTCCAGGCTGGCGCGGATGTTGGGCGAAGATGACCAGGAATTTAAGCTGGTGAACGGGGAGTTTTTTGTGGACAGGGACGGAGCTTTGTTTAGTTACATCCTGGACTTTCTGAGGACTCTGCAGGTCTCTCTGCCTGCTGACTTTACAGACTTTGAGAGGCTGCGCAGAGAAGCAGAGTTCTACGAGCTCTACCCTCTGGCTGACCTCCTGGGCCAGGAACACCTGCTGAAGCCAAGGCTGGAGATCCTGGAGGTGCgttttttcctccaggagaCGCAGGCTTTTTTCCGGGTCTTTGGTTCCTGCAGCACCACCGTGGAGAGGCTCGCTGACCAGATCATCGTGTTCactgggcagagctggagcagcccttttccttctcagaaaccACTCGTTCCACTTCCCTTGGAAAGACCTTCTCATCACGAGCTGGTTTTTCAGTGTGGAACTGAATACATCGCCGGTGACCAGTTTGTGGCCAG gtATGTTTCCATAAAGCCTGACAACAGGAAGCTGATTAACGGTGTTAACGTGCTGGGCCTGCTGCTTGACACCTTACTCAAAGACGGATTTCGCCTCATAAGCACCAGGACGGTTTCCAGTGACGAAAAAGTCGAATGCTACAGCTTCGAAAGGCTGAAGAGGCCGGCAGGCCTCGCTGTCACCGTGAGCCAAACCCCAGGGAGCTCTGGGACAGCGCAGGCAAAGAGAAGCCACACGCAGAAGGGGAAATAA